Proteins co-encoded in one Thermocrinis sp. genomic window:
- a CDS encoding cytochrome bc complex cytochrome b subunit — protein sequence MFGRIGRWFNDRSKLSDLWQSQMVEYKVPKNLTFPYAFGVMALIAFLIQVISGIFLTMYYEPNIHRAFDSVNYTIMKEVPFMWLLRQVHAAGANFFLAVVYLHIFTGIYYNAYKKPRELTWIVGFFIYFVLLMTALSGYLLPWGQLSYWGMVVTTEIPTSIDSAPIIGKLKIGETISIWMKGGYELGQITLGRFYGLHIWLLPLILLSLVGFHFYLVRAHGITSPDGREIDKKKEGVPFHPYITLKEGAYLMGYLAVFFFFVFFYMKHFLPADNYDPADPFKTPAHIAPEWYLLAFYTMFRSIPDKFLGFVVFNLALLLLLILPFLDFSPLRSARNRPLFFIMFIVLVISSMALTILGTMPPTPTNALLGLIFTLGFLSFFLALPIISLIEWGWYKAKGGDRQ from the coding sequence ATGTTTGGAAGAATAGGAAGATGGTTTAACGACAGAAGCAAGCTTTCAGATCTTTGGCAATCTCAGATGGTTGAATACAAAGTGCCTAAGAATTTGACTTTCCCTTACGCTTTTGGCGTAATGGCGTTGATCGCTTTCTTAATTCAGGTGATCTCTGGTATATTCCTGACTATGTATTATGAGCCAAACATACACAGGGCTTTTGACAGCGTCAACTACACCATAATGAAAGAAGTTCCCTTTATGTGGTTGTTGCGTCAGGTCCATGCAGCAGGTGCAAACTTTTTCTTAGCTGTAGTCTATCTTCATATATTCACCGGCATATACTACAACGCCTATAAAAAACCAAGGGAGCTAACCTGGATAGTGGGCTTCTTTATATACTTTGTCCTTCTGATGACTGCTTTGTCCGGATATTTGCTTCCTTGGGGACAGCTATCCTACTGGGGTATGGTGGTAACCACTGAAATCCCCACCTCCATAGACAGTGCTCCCATAATAGGAAAGCTCAAAATAGGAGAAACCATATCCATATGGATGAAAGGTGGTTATGAGCTTGGGCAGATAACCCTAGGAAGGTTTTACGGACTCCACATATGGCTACTTCCCTTAATACTCCTGAGTTTAGTAGGCTTTCACTTCTACCTAGTCAGGGCCCACGGTATAACATCTCCAGACGGTAGAGAAATAGACAAGAAAAAAGAAGGTGTGCCTTTCCACCCGTACATAACATTAAAAGAAGGTGCCTATTTGATGGGATACTTAGCAGTTTTCTTCTTCTTTGTGTTCTTCTACATGAAACACTTCCTACCGGCAGACAACTACGACCCAGCGGATCCTTTCAAAACTCCTGCACACATAGCGCCCGAATGGTATCTTTTGGCCTTCTACACTATGTTTAGGTCAATTCCGGATAAGTTCTTGGGATTTGTAGTCTTCAACTTAGCCCTTCTGCTTCTGTTAATACTCCCATTCTTGGATTTCTCACCGCTTAGGAGTGCAAGAAACAGACCACTGTTCTTTATAATGTTCATAGTGCTTGTAATATCTTCCATGGCTCTTACTATACTTGGAACTATGCCACCCACTCCAACCAACGCTCTACTTGGGTTAATATTTACGTTAGGCTTTCTGTCTTTCTTCTTAGCATTGCCGATAATATCCCTTATAGAATGGGGCTGGTATAAAGCTAAGGGAGGTGATAGGCAATGA
- a CDS encoding c-type cytochrome: protein MIRAILLTVLVVVFFYIVWINNIFAPHAEYEIPEEHEKIIMDVKYAKEGRELFIQNCAACHSVRYDSLYPSSIQANPILQSLQEKYGKVLPNDIYQAVFANDLNTLKESFGKVPPDLSTSYLVKGPGYLYNFILKPQEILPGTTMPPVMTGRPEETAKIVAYLKSVAEPPPEEKSKRKVMGVVTIGYFIVMGVLIWLWRDRILKRIGLH, encoded by the coding sequence ATGATAAGGGCTATACTCTTAACAGTCTTAGTGGTAGTCTTCTTTTACATAGTGTGGATTAACAACATATTTGCCCCCCATGCAGAGTACGAAATACCAGAAGAGCACGAAAAGATAATAATGGACGTAAAATACGCTAAGGAAGGGAGGGAGCTTTTCATACAAAACTGCGCTGCCTGCCACTCTGTAAGGTACGACTCGCTTTATCCTAGTTCAATCCAGGCTAACCCCATTCTTCAATCCCTTCAAGAAAAGTATGGAAAAGTTTTACCGAATGACATCTACCAGGCGGTGTTTGCAAATGATTTAAATACCCTGAAGGAATCTTTTGGTAAGGTTCCACCTGACCTATCTACAAGCTACCTTGTTAAAGGACCGGGCTATCTTTATAACTTCATTCTCAAGCCTCAAGAAATCCTACCAGGCACCACCATGCCACCAGTTATGACAGGCAGACCGGAAGAAACCGCAAAGATAGTGGCTTATTTAAAATCCGTGGCTGAACCTCCCCCAGAAGAAAAGTCAAAGAGGAAGGTCATGGGAGTTGTAACTATCGGCTACTTTATAGTTATGGGTGTTCTCATCTGGTTATGGCGCGATAGAATACTTAAAAGGATTGGATTGCACTAA
- the petA gene encoding ubiquinol-cytochrome c reductase iron-sulfur subunit produces MEASRRDLLGLAVGGLGALGVVGVLYPLVKVLSPSQASLAGAKVEVDLSQIQDLQVRVVSWKGKPVFVVKLPEGFQWNGKVTEARNSQLLQGQNAYALIAVCTHLGCVPLWKPQGEGEFNYPIFHCPCHGGYYSPWGDNIAGPPPRPLFVPPQKKENNKLVIGEEGFVKELT; encoded by the coding sequence ATGGAGGCTTCAAGAAGGGACCTTTTAGGTCTAGCAGTAGGAGGTTTAGGTGCCTTAGGGGTAGTTGGGGTGCTTTATCCACTCGTGAAAGTTCTTTCTCCCAGTCAGGCTTCCTTGGCAGGGGCAAAGGTGGAGGTAGACCTATCCCAGATACAGGACCTTCAGGTCAGAGTTGTATCTTGGAAAGGAAAGCCCGTGTTTGTGGTAAAGCTGCCAGAGGGTTTTCAGTGGAACGGTAAGGTGACTGAAGCTAGAAATAGTCAGCTACTCCAAGGACAAAATGCCTATGCCCTAATAGCGGTGTGCACCCACCTTGGCTGTGTACCGCTCTGGAAACCACAGGGAGAAGGAGAGTTTAACTATCCTATATTCCACTGTCCCTGCCATGGAGGATATTACTCCCCATGGGGAGACAACATAGCAGGGCCACCACCAAGACCACTTTTTGTTCCTCCTCAAAAGAAAGAAAACAACAAACTCGTAATAGGAGAAGAAGGTTTCGTTAAAGAACTTACTTAA
- a CDS encoding cation transporter → MTCEHCVRTVKNALYSVEGVSEVEVSLQDQFARVVLEESVSFETLKTAVESFGYKVVDEV, encoded by the coding sequence ATGACCTGTGAGCACTGTGTGAGAACAGTAAAGAATGCCCTTTACAGTGTAGAAGGGGTTTCCGAAGTGGAAGTTTCTCTTCAGGATCAGTTTGCTAGAGTTGTTTTGGAAGAGAGCGTATCTTTTGAGACTCTGAAGACTGCCGTAGAAAGCTTTGGATACAAAGTAGTTGATGAGGTTTGA
- a CDS encoding endonuclease III domain-containing protein: MLRISLYELYHTLLDIYGYQNWWPVDEHYHKSRGTDPRDEIIIGTILTQGTAWKNVEKALENIKKEGELSLRFIRKTNHEELAKLIKPSGFYKAKAERLKRVANFFNPTDVVRKVSREELLKIKGVGKESADAILLYAGDKLTFVVDAYTIRLFKRLYNIEGDYDRLKALIEDSIPRDITIYKEFHALIDTHAKMYCKSTPRCGECFLKDFCISAIQSF; encoded by the coding sequence ATGTTAAGGATATCCTTGTACGAGCTTTATCACACTCTTCTTGATATTTATGGATATCAAAACTGGTGGCCTGTGGATGAACACTATCACAAAAGCAGAGGGACAGATCCGAGGGATGAGATAATAATAGGCACAATATTAACTCAAGGCACCGCATGGAAAAATGTAGAAAAAGCTTTAGAGAACATTAAGAAAGAAGGAGAACTCTCACTAAGGTTTATAAGAAAAACAAACCACGAAGAGCTTGCTAAACTAATAAAACCTTCTGGTTTTTACAAAGCTAAAGCGGAAAGACTAAAACGGGTGGCTAATTTTTTTAACCCCACTGATGTGGTCAGGAAAGTCAGTAGGGAAGAATTGCTTAAAATTAAAGGTGTAGGTAAAGAATCAGCGGATGCAATTCTTCTTTATGCAGGGGATAAACTAACCTTTGTGGTGGATGCCTATACTATCAGGTTATTTAAAAGACTTTATAACATAGAGGGGGATTACGACAGGCTAAAAGCTCTTATAGAGGATAGTATTCCAAGGGATATAACCATTTACAAAGAGTTTCATGCTTTGATAGACACCCATGCAAAGATGTACTGTAAGAGCACCCCCAGATGTGGGGAGTGCTTTTTGAAAGATTTTTGCATTAGTGCAATCCAATCCTTTTAA
- the serA gene encoding phosphoglycerate dehydrogenase, translating into MFRILITDPISEKGIEILRKESDFEVDYEPDISYQELLEVIKDYDCIITRSRTPVTAELLERAENLKVIGRAGVGVDNVDIEESSKRGILVINTPGANTIGATELTIGHMLNVIRNFHVAHNSMLEGRWDRKKFMGTELYGKTLGIIGLGNIGSQVAIRCKAFGMRVFAYDPYIPREKADRLGVKLFDDLKEMLKQVDVLTIHAPLTHETKHMITRREFELMKDGAILINCARGGIVKDEDLIWALETGKLGGVGLDVYSVEPPPYEFIEKLKKFPNVSLSPHIGANTYESQENVAVIIAQQVVKALRGQTVEYAVNAPFPDLSVLTLIKPHLDLAERMGKFLVQWAEEGIREVHIEVRGDIAEHFHPIASAVLMGILKEVVDFPINIINASYVAKDRGLKVEELTSTETVDFKHYIKVVAKSDGYEKVVVGTVLEGNIPRIVQIDKYRVDVEPEGIMLLFENKDVPGVIGKIGTLLGKANVNIAGFRLGREKKGGIALGILNLDDEVPEEVIEEIRKLPEILLVKQVKV; encoded by the coding sequence ATGTTTAGAATCCTGATTACAGATCCGATTTCTGAAAAGGGTATTGAGATACTTAGAAAGGAATCAGATTTTGAGGTGGATTACGAGCCAGACATTTCCTATCAGGAACTTTTGGAAGTTATAAAAGACTACGACTGCATAATCACAAGAAGCAGAACTCCAGTTACCGCAGAACTTTTGGAAAGGGCGGAAAACTTAAAAGTAATTGGTAGAGCTGGTGTAGGTGTGGATAACGTAGATATTGAGGAATCATCAAAAAGGGGCATTTTGGTCATTAATACCCCTGGTGCAAATACCATAGGCGCTACCGAGCTTACAATTGGTCATATGTTAAACGTTATAAGAAACTTTCATGTAGCTCACAACTCTATGCTGGAAGGAAGGTGGGATAGGAAGAAGTTTATGGGTACAGAGTTATACGGAAAAACCTTAGGAATAATAGGTTTGGGGAATATTGGCTCTCAGGTGGCAATTAGATGCAAAGCCTTTGGGATGAGAGTCTTTGCCTACGATCCTTACATTCCAAGGGAAAAAGCAGACAGACTTGGAGTAAAACTCTTTGACGATCTGAAGGAAATGTTAAAGCAGGTGGATGTTCTGACCATACACGCTCCGCTGACCCACGAGACAAAGCATATGATAACAAGAAGAGAATTTGAACTGATGAAGGATGGGGCTATACTGATCAACTGTGCCAGGGGTGGGATAGTAAAGGACGAGGATCTGATATGGGCTTTGGAAACTGGCAAGCTCGGAGGAGTGGGGCTGGACGTTTATTCGGTAGAACCACCACCTTATGAGTTTATAGAAAAGCTCAAAAAGTTTCCCAACGTGTCCCTCTCACCGCACATAGGAGCCAACACTTACGAATCCCAAGAGAACGTGGCGGTTATAATAGCCCAGCAGGTGGTTAAGGCCTTAAGGGGTCAAACGGTAGAGTATGCGGTAAATGCTCCCTTTCCAGACCTTTCCGTGCTTACTCTGATAAAACCCCATCTGGATCTGGCAGAGAGGATGGGTAAATTTTTAGTGCAGTGGGCTGAGGAAGGAATAAGGGAGGTGCATATAGAAGTTAGAGGGGATATAGCGGAGCATTTCCATCCTATAGCTTCTGCGGTTTTGATGGGAATACTCAAAGAAGTGGTAGATTTTCCCATAAATATAATAAATGCATCTTATGTAGCCAAGGATAGAGGTTTAAAGGTTGAGGAGCTAACATCTACAGAAACTGTAGATTTTAAGCACTACATAAAAGTAGTTGCAAAATCAGATGGATACGAAAAGGTAGTGGTTGGTACTGTGTTGGAGGGGAACATTCCGCGTATTGTGCAAATAGACAAATACAGGGTGGATGTGGAACCAGAGGGCATAATGCTTCTGTTTGAAAACAAGGACGTGCCCGGAGTGATAGGAAAGATAGGGACTCTGCTAGGAAAGGCAAATGTAAATATTGCCGGATTTAGGCTTGGAAGGGAAAAGAAAGGTGGCATAGCCCTTGGAATACTAAACTTGGACGATGAAGTGCCTGAAGAGGTAATAGAGGAGATAAGAAAACTCCCAGAGATTCTGCTTGTGAAACAAGTAAAGGTATAA
- a CDS encoding AAA family ATPase: MFSENILSAKSLEYLNRAKELARSQQDTKVDTDHLLMVMLADEKSALRKYLERRGIEPKEFLKRVGEYLNRVKGQVQKVAEQEAKHLIDLRSKIMQIKSDIGQVQIELEKIRRAKEDVKREIDRARRYGDYWSVRELEVEYARLERIESQYRAQLDSVERSLVGVFKQEDVRAFLENKLSIDGLVKKALEQSPVLEQLKEIGLSPERFKDLVYQRVFGIAPAFDYSQNLVKVMERAQDLAVREGKAQVEPYHIATALLEVEESIGSKLLKESLGGERMKDVSQELKEEERSPLERFGTNLTQLAKEGKLDPVIGREREINQVIEVLLRKSKNNPVLVGDPGVGKTAIVEGLAQRIANKEVPIELQDKEVISIDMGSLVAGSKYRGEFEERLKSLLEEVKQKSNVILFIDEIHTVVGAGKAEGSLDAGNMLKPALARGEIRLIGATTVDEYRKYIEKDPALERRFQPIYVDEPTEEETIEILKGLRQRLENHHKVKISDEAIESAVKLTKRFVTFRKLPDKAIDALDQACARKKLSVVSVPPEIQELERKIKALDEEIQKAFLEGSYEKEAQLKIRKIQLEKEKQDLLSKLGSIDLKIQEIKKRMEELDSEIIKASERGDYEREANLKIEKIKLEKELKELESAKSQQLVVSSEDVAQVVSEWTGIPLSKLKEEEMERLLKLEEELHKRVIDQEHAVNAVAQAIRRARAGLKDPKRPIASFLFLGPTGVGKTELSKALAELLFGEEDALIRLDMSEFKEEHSVAKLIGAPPGYVGYEEGGKLTEAVRRKPYSVLLLDEIEKAHPRVFDLFLQVLDDGRLTDSHGRTVDFRNTVIIMTSNIGSQYLLTDKIEQEFEKAKEKVLEELRYYFRPEFLNRIDEVIVFKPLTMKELLQIIDLLIANINKRLAEKNIKIELTEEAKKHLVKLGYEPTYGARPLKRTLQRYLENPLAEKIIKGEIKEGDLVRVSLLNEKLEFERV, translated from the coding sequence ATGTTTAGTGAGAACATTCTTTCCGCAAAGTCTTTGGAATACCTAAACAGAGCAAAGGAACTGGCAAGATCCCAGCAGGATACTAAGGTAGATACGGATCACCTTCTTATGGTTATGCTGGCGGACGAAAAGTCAGCTCTTAGAAAGTATCTTGAGAGGAGGGGAATAGAGCCTAAGGAGTTCTTAAAGAGGGTAGGGGAGTATTTAAACAGAGTTAAAGGGCAGGTTCAGAAGGTAGCGGAGCAAGAAGCTAAGCATCTAATAGACCTAAGAAGCAAGATAATGCAAATAAAGTCTGACATAGGACAGGTTCAGATAGAGCTGGAAAAGATAAGAAGAGCAAAGGAAGATGTTAAAAGGGAAATAGATAGAGCAAGAAGATATGGGGATTACTGGAGCGTTAGGGAGTTGGAGGTTGAATATGCAAGGCTTGAGAGGATAGAATCCCAGTACAGGGCTCAGTTAGATAGCGTGGAGAGAAGTTTGGTGGGGGTTTTTAAGCAAGAAGACGTAAGGGCTTTCTTAGAAAACAAGCTTTCTATAGATGGATTGGTTAAAAAGGCTTTGGAACAATCTCCTGTCTTGGAACAGCTAAAGGAGATCGGTTTATCTCCTGAAAGGTTCAAGGATCTTGTTTATCAGAGAGTTTTTGGAATAGCACCTGCTTTTGATTACTCTCAAAACTTGGTTAAAGTGATGGAAAGGGCTCAAGACTTGGCTGTGAGAGAAGGAAAAGCACAGGTGGAACCTTATCACATAGCTACAGCCTTGCTTGAGGTGGAAGAATCCATAGGTAGTAAATTATTAAAAGAAAGCTTAGGAGGTGAAAGGATGAAAGATGTAAGCCAAGAGCTAAAGGAAGAGGAAAGGTCTCCTCTGGAGAGGTTTGGCACAAATCTAACCCAGCTTGCAAAGGAAGGCAAACTGGATCCAGTTATAGGCAGAGAAAGGGAGATAAATCAGGTAATAGAGGTGCTTCTTAGGAAGTCTAAGAATAATCCTGTCTTAGTTGGTGATCCAGGCGTTGGTAAAACCGCCATAGTGGAGGGGTTGGCTCAAAGGATAGCAAACAAGGAGGTTCCCATCGAATTACAAGATAAAGAGGTTATAAGCATAGACATGGGCTCTTTGGTGGCAGGCTCCAAATACAGAGGTGAGTTTGAGGAGAGACTAAAAAGTCTTTTGGAGGAAGTAAAGCAAAAGTCTAACGTAATACTGTTCATAGACGAAATTCACACGGTGGTTGGGGCAGGGAAAGCTGAAGGCTCCTTGGATGCGGGGAACATGCTAAAGCCTGCCCTGGCAAGGGGAGAGATAAGGCTTATTGGTGCTACCACGGTAGATGAATACAGGAAGTACATAGAGAAAGACCCAGCTTTGGAAAGAAGATTTCAACCTATATACGTAGATGAGCCAACCGAAGAAGAAACCATAGAGATACTAAAAGGTCTGCGCCAAAGACTTGAGAATCACCACAAAGTGAAAATATCCGATGAAGCTATAGAGAGTGCAGTAAAACTCACCAAAAGGTTCGTCACGTTCAGAAAGCTTCCAGACAAAGCTATAGACGCCCTGGATCAAGCCTGTGCAAGGAAAAAGCTCTCGGTAGTCTCCGTTCCACCAGAGATCCAAGAGCTGGAAAGAAAAATAAAAGCTCTGGACGAAGAAATACAAAAGGCTTTCTTAGAAGGAAGTTACGAAAAGGAAGCTCAGCTGAAAATAAGGAAGATACAGTTAGAAAAGGAAAAGCAAGATCTTCTTTCCAAATTGGGAAGTATAGATCTTAAGATACAGGAAATCAAAAAGAGGATGGAAGAGCTAGACAGCGAAATCATCAAAGCTTCCGAAAGGGGAGACTATGAGAGGGAGGCAAACCTAAAGATAGAGAAGATAAAGCTTGAGAAGGAGCTGAAAGAGCTTGAAAGTGCCAAAAGCCAGCAATTGGTGGTAAGCTCCGAAGACGTTGCTCAGGTGGTTTCTGAATGGACTGGCATCCCCCTTTCTAAGCTAAAGGAAGAGGAAATGGAAAGGCTGTTAAAACTTGAAGAGGAGCTTCACAAAAGGGTTATAGACCAGGAACATGCGGTTAACGCGGTAGCTCAGGCAATAAGAAGAGCAAGGGCGGGACTGAAGGATCCAAAAAGGCCCATAGCCAGCTTTCTATTCTTGGGTCCTACTGGAGTAGGAAAGACCGAACTTTCAAAAGCACTGGCAGAGCTTCTCTTTGGAGAAGAGGATGCTCTCATTAGGCTTGACATGTCAGAGTTCAAAGAAGAGCACAGCGTAGCAAAGCTAATAGGCGCTCCCCCAGGTTATGTAGGTTACGAAGAAGGCGGAAAACTAACAGAAGCAGTAAGAAGAAAACCTTATTCTGTGCTTCTTTTAGACGAGATAGAAAAAGCCCATCCAAGGGTCTTTGACCTGTTCTTACAGGTGCTGGACGACGGAAGGCTAACAGATTCGCACGGAAGAACGGTAGATTTTAGAAACACAGTAATCATAATGACATCTAACATAGGTTCCCAGTATCTTCTTACTGATAAGATAGAGCAGGAGTTTGAAAAGGCAAAGGAAAAGGTCTTAGAAGAACTAAGATACTACTTCAGACCAGAGTTTCTAAACAGGATAGACGAGGTGATTGTCTTCAAACCTTTGACTATGAAGGAGTTACTTCAGATAATAGACCTGCTTATTGCAAACATCAACAAGCGCCTTGCAGAGAAGAATATAAAGATAGAGCTAACAGAAGAAGCAAAGAAGCATTTGGTTAAGCTTGGATACGAACCTACTTATGGTGCCAGACCTTTAAAGCGAACTCTTCAGAGGTATCTGGAAAATCCTTTAGCGGAGAAGATAATAAAAGGTGAGATAAAAGAAGGAGATTTGGTGCGTGTTAGTTTATTGAACGAAAAATTGGAATTTGAGAGAGTATAA
- the mobA gene encoding molybdenum cofactor guanylyltransferase MobA codes for MECYILAGGQSKRFGEDKTLFSIGGMPCIQRIVQEAKEVCSEVFVVSKDTEKYRFLKDVKLLKDISQKQLPLIGLYTALNHTKEDRIIVLSADMPLIKSDLILYLWNKYDKNITLYEIGGKIYTFFGVYPKEILKPLEEYLKAGGVKALDFVRAVGYTSVKESEIVRLGVSTDAFINMNTKEDARIILEVYERIKAKNFRNDL; via the coding sequence ATGGAATGCTACATACTCGCTGGAGGACAGAGTAAGCGTTTTGGTGAAGACAAGACCCTTTTCAGCATAGGTGGTATGCCGTGCATCCAAAGGATAGTGCAGGAAGCTAAAGAAGTATGCAGTGAAGTTTTTGTGGTTTCAAAGGATACAGAAAAGTATAGATTTTTGAAAGATGTTAAACTTCTAAAAGATATCTCCCAAAAACAGCTACCTTTGATTGGTCTGTACACTGCTTTAAATCACACCAAGGAGGATAGGATAATTGTTCTGAGTGCAGACATGCCACTAATAAAATCTGACTTAATCTTATACCTTTGGAACAAATACGACAAAAACATAACGCTGTACGAAATTGGGGGAAAGATATACACATTTTTTGGAGTTTACCCAAAGGAAATCCTAAAACCCTTGGAGGAATATCTAAAAGCTGGAGGAGTGAAGGCTTTAGATTTTGTGCGTGCGGTTGGATATACTTCAGTTAAAGAAAGCGAGATAGTCCGGTTGGGCGTCTCTACGGATGCTTTTATAAACATGAATACTAAAGAAGACGCAAGGATTATATTAGAAGTCTATGAGAGAATTAAAGCTAAAAATTTTAGGAATGACCTGTGA